In Dissulfurirhabdus thermomarina, one genomic interval encodes:
- a CDS encoding response regulator, producing MPQPSDAHPSGPIKVLLIEDNPVDSILIKEMLEIAGAGLFVMECADRLSMGLERLKGNDVDVVLLDLTLPDSEGLETCIRAHMHAPGVPIIVLTGLDDHDIAIRSLQEGAQDYLVKGQVDSTLLARSLRYAIEREKLVRRLHEAIDQIKTLRGLLPICAACKKIRDDQGYWTQIEDYLARHSDAEFSHGLCPECAREIYPEAYRERHPEEDED from the coding sequence ATGCCCCAGCCCAGCGACGCACACCCGAGCGGCCCCATCAAGGTCCTCCTCATCGAGGACAACCCGGTGGACTCCATCCTCATCAAGGAGATGCTGGAGATCGCCGGGGCCGGCCTCTTCGTCATGGAGTGCGCCGACCGTCTCTCCATGGGGCTCGAGCGCCTGAAAGGCAACGACGTGGACGTGGTCCTCCTGGACCTCACCCTGCCCGACAGCGAGGGGCTCGAGACCTGCATCCGCGCCCACATGCACGCCCCTGGGGTCCCCATCATCGTGCTCACCGGTCTCGACGACCACGACATCGCCATCCGCTCCCTCCAGGAAGGGGCCCAGGACTACCTGGTCAAGGGCCAGGTGGACAGCACGCTGCTGGCCCGCTCGCTCCGCTACGCCATCGAGCGGGAGAAGCTGGTCCGCCGCCTCCACGAGGCCATCGACCAGATCAAGACCCTGCGGGGGCTCCTCCCCATCTGCGCCGCCTGCAAGAAGATCCGCGACGACCAGGGCTACTGGACCCAGATCGAGGACTACCTGGCCCGCCACTCCGATGCCGAGTTCTCCCACGGCCTCTGCCCGGAATGCGCCCGCGAGATCTATCCCGAGGCCTACCGCGAACGGCACCCGGAGGAGGACGAGGACTGA
- a CDS encoding PAS domain S-box protein: protein MKLSGLPIPGGDLRLPAAALAAAALVWAVHLFLPAGEAPGALVPALASAGLVGIGAYGFWGRRFGRERRRLAAVTRMVQLIREDYPVISDHALSYLLEATGSRYGFFGLVDEDETRLSTYAWSRQAMRDCRIGGGCIDLPVEGAGLWAEAVRRRAPIVVNDYASAPGRKGLPEGHVPLRRLLVVPVVRDGRVRALAGLANKALPYTAADVAEAEAFLVHAQAILERKFAERALRVGEARYRGLFQNAHDGIVLHDLAGRILEVNPRMLELTGFPAERLRGMHVKDLHPPAALETSREVLERTARDGHVRFEIEFLRADGTTFPAEVSASVFEAGDRRLVQGVVRDIGDRQAAERALHNLSRRLSLILESAGEGILGLDREGRLTFANPAAAHMLGYEVEDLVGRDAHGTWHHARADETAYPRQECPIFASLRDGVVFRADDEVFWRRDGTAIPVHYVSAPIVEEGGIVGAVVIFQNIAARKAAEDDRRRLQRQLIHAQKMEAVGQLAGGVAHDFNNILTALSGYTELALVKLPEDHPARRDVLEIRRGADRAAALTRQLLAFSRRQPLETRVIDVNDLIREMEKMLRRLIGEDVTLETDLAPDLDRVKADPGQVEQVVMNLAVNARDAMPEGGRLRIRTRRHFYRPGPGVEEDRPATPGAYVCIEVADTGEGMDAETLQHVFEPFFSTKGPGRGTGLGLSVVYGIVRQHGGWIDVRSTLGRGSAFEVYLPAFTFEAGGGIPAHAADGETPAGRGECVLVVEDEDEVRALAAAVLSEAGYRVLAAGSAEEAAGILRREDGRVDLVFCDVVLPDRSGLQLAEDLAGSGVRFLMCSGYSDHRSQWPVIRERGYRFLQKPYRVADLLREVRAALDAEAPVS, encoded by the coding sequence ATGAAGCTCTCGGGCCTGCCAATACCGGGCGGTGACCTCCGCCTCCCGGCGGCCGCCCTGGCCGCGGCGGCCCTGGTCTGGGCCGTCCACCTCTTCCTCCCGGCGGGCGAGGCCCCCGGGGCCCTGGTGCCCGCGCTGGCGTCGGCCGGCCTTGTGGGGATCGGCGCCTACGGCTTCTGGGGGCGCCGGTTCGGCCGGGAAAGGCGCCGCCTGGCCGCCGTCACCCGGATGGTCCAGCTGATCCGCGAAGACTACCCGGTCATCTCCGACCACGCCCTCTCCTACCTCCTGGAGGCCACCGGGAGCCGGTACGGGTTCTTCGGCCTGGTGGACGAGGACGAGACCCGGCTCTCCACCTACGCATGGTCCCGCCAGGCCATGCGCGACTGCCGCATCGGCGGGGGCTGCATCGACCTCCCCGTGGAGGGGGCCGGGCTCTGGGCCGAGGCGGTGCGGCGCCGGGCGCCGATCGTGGTGAACGACTACGCCTCGGCCCCGGGCCGGAAGGGGCTCCCGGAGGGGCACGTACCGCTCCGGCGGCTCCTGGTGGTGCCCGTGGTCCGGGACGGCCGGGTCCGGGCCCTGGCCGGACTCGCCAACAAGGCCCTGCCCTACACGGCGGCGGACGTGGCGGAGGCGGAGGCCTTCCTCGTCCACGCCCAGGCCATCCTGGAACGGAAGTTCGCCGAGCGGGCCCTCCGCGTCGGCGAGGCCCGCTACCGCGGCCTCTTCCAGAACGCCCACGACGGGATCGTCCTCCACGACCTCGCCGGCCGCATCCTCGAGGTGAACCCGCGGATGTTGGAGCTCACCGGCTTTCCGGCGGAACGGCTGCGCGGGATGCACGTGAAGGACCTCCATCCCCCGGCCGCCCTGGAGACCTCCCGGGAGGTGCTCGAGCGGACCGCCCGGGACGGCCACGTCCGGTTCGAGATCGAGTTCCTCCGGGCCGACGGCACCACCTTCCCCGCCGAGGTCTCCGCCAGCGTCTTCGAGGCCGGCGACCGGCGGCTCGTCCAGGGCGTGGTCCGGGACATCGGGGACCGGCAGGCCGCGGAACGGGCCCTGCACAACCTGAGCCGCCGGCTCTCCCTCATCCTCGAGTCCGCGGGGGAGGGGATCCTCGGCCTGGACCGCGAGGGGCGCCTCACCTTCGCCAACCCGGCCGCGGCCCACATGTTGGGGTACGAGGTGGAGGACCTGGTGGGGCGCGACGCCCACGGGACCTGGCACCACGCCCGTGCGGACGAGACCGCCTATCCCCGGCAGGAATGCCCCATCTTCGCCTCGCTCCGGGACGGCGTGGTCTTCCGCGCCGACGACGAGGTCTTCTGGCGGCGCGATGGGACTGCCATCCCGGTCCACTACGTGAGCGCCCCCATCGTGGAGGAGGGGGGTATCGTGGGCGCCGTGGTGATCTTCCAGAACATCGCCGCCCGGAAGGCGGCGGAGGATGACCGCCGCCGGCTCCAGCGGCAGCTGATCCACGCCCAGAAGATGGAGGCCGTGGGCCAGCTCGCCGGCGGGGTGGCCCACGACTTCAACAACATCCTCACCGCCCTGAGCGGCTACACGGAACTCGCCCTGGTCAAGCTTCCGGAGGACCACCCGGCCCGGAGGGATGTGCTCGAGATCCGGCGCGGCGCGGACCGGGCCGCGGCGCTCACCCGGCAGCTCTTGGCCTTCAGCCGGCGCCAGCCGCTGGAGACCCGGGTGATCGACGTCAACGACCTGATCCGCGAGATGGAGAAGATGCTCCGCCGCCTCATCGGCGAGGACGTGACCCTCGAGACCGACCTCGCCCCCGACCTGGACCGGGTCAAGGCGGACCCCGGGCAGGTGGAGCAGGTGGTCATGAACCTCGCCGTGAACGCCCGGGACGCCATGCCGGAGGGCGGCCGGCTCCGAATCCGGACCCGCCGGCACTTTTACCGGCCCGGGCCCGGGGTGGAGGAGGACCGGCCCGCCACCCCCGGGGCCTACGTGTGTATCGAGGTGGCGGACACCGGGGAGGGGATGGACGCCGAGACCCTCCAGCACGTCTTCGAGCCCTTCTTCAGCACCAAGGGGCCGGGGCGTGGCACGGGCCTCGGGCTCTCCGTGGTCTACGGGATCGTCCGGCAGCACGGCGGCTGGATCGACGTCCGGAGCACCCTCGGGCGGGGGAGCGCGTTCGAGGTCTACCTCCCGGCCTTCACCTTCGAGGCGGGCGGCGGGATCCCGGCCCATGCCGCCGACGGGGAGACGCCCGCCGGCCGGGGGGAGTGCGTGCTCGTGGTGGAGGACGAGGACGAGGTCCGGGCCCTCGCGGCGGCCGTCCTCTCCGAGGCGGGCTACCGGGTGCTGGCCGCGGGCTCGGCCGAGGAGGCCGCGGGTATCCTCCGGCGTGAGGACGGCCGGGTGGACCTGGTCTTCTGCGACGTGGTGCTCCCGGACCGGAGCGGCCTCCAGCTGGCGGAGGATCTCGCCGGCTCCGGGGTGCGCTTCCTGATGTGCAGCGGCTACAGTGACCACCGTTCCCAGTGGCCCGTCATCCGGGAGCGGGGCTACCGGTTCCTCCAGAAGCCTTACCGGGTGGCCGACCTCCTCCGGGAGGTCCGGGCGGCCCTGGACGCGGAGGCGCCGGTCTCGTGA
- the yhbY gene encoding ribosome assembly RNA-binding protein YhbY, whose translation MQAPRLTGKQARRLRALGHALRPAVLVGKGGLGDAVVAEIDRALAARELVKVRLQEGCGLDRRTAARVLGERLGAAVAQVLGRTILLYRPGPGRRIPLPD comes from the coding sequence ATGCAGGCCCCCCGGCTGACCGGGAAGCAGGCCCGCCGTCTCCGCGCCCTGGGCCACGCCCTACGCCCCGCCGTCCTGGTGGGGAAGGGCGGCCTCGGCGACGCGGTGGTGGCCGAGATCGACCGGGCCCTCGCCGCCCGGGAGCTGGTCAAGGTCCGGCTGCAGGAGGGATGCGGCCTAGACCGGCGCACGGCGGCCCGGGTCCTGGGCGAACGCCTGGGGGCCGCCGTGGCCCAGGTGCTGGGCCGCACCATCCTTCTCTACCGGCCCGGTCCCGGGCGGCGGATCCCCCTCCCGGATTGA
- a CDS encoding YgaP family membrane protein produces MKRNMGGVDRGLRAVAGLVILGLGWWFRSWWGLVGLVPLLTALVGWCPAYAPFGFSTCPAGKGAAEGRGGEA; encoded by the coding sequence ATGAAACGGAACATGGGAGGCGTGGACCGGGGCCTTCGGGCCGTGGCGGGATTGGTCATCCTGGGGCTCGGCTGGTGGTTCCGGAGCTGGTGGGGCCTCGTGGGGCTCGTGCCCCTCCTCACGGCGCTGGTGGGCTGGTGCCCGGCCTACGCGCCCTTCGGGTTCTCCACCTGCCCCGCCGGGAAGGGCGCGGCGGAGGGCCGCGGAGGGGAGGCATGA
- a CDS encoding PilZ domain-containing protein → MAGGIERRRNVRAPFQASAALKAESGGNTVSIEGPTRDLSLKGLYLYSEVQLPVGTPCEVQLRLMGSSTNLSLWIQGKVARVDETGMAIEFERINVDDLAFFRTFLHYRSGEPEVIEREFSAITSVDGFIQD, encoded by the coding sequence ATGGCAGGTGGAATCGAAAGGCGGCGCAACGTACGGGCCCCGTTCCAGGCATCGGCGGCCCTCAAGGCGGAGTCCGGGGGGAACACGGTGTCCATCGAGGGTCCCACCCGGGACCTCAGCCTCAAGGGGCTCTATCTCTACTCCGAGGTCCAGCTGCCCGTGGGGACGCCGTGCGAGGTCCAGCTGCGGCTCATGGGCTCCAGCACCAACCTCTCCCTGTGGATCCAGGGGAAGGTGGCCCGGGTGGACGAGACGGGCATGGCCATCGAGTTCGAGCGGATCAACGTGGACGACCTCGCCTTCTTCCGGACCTTCCTCCACTACCGGTCCGGGGAGCCGGAGGTGATCGAGCGGGAGTTCTCCGCCATCACCTCGGTGGACGGCTTCATCCAGGACTGA
- a CDS encoding J domain-containing protein, with the protein MRQTAGWPTQAQALRACRVLFGPEVRLSPEFLRLLSPEGLKAAYRRMVLRHHPDRSGGGAAAFLQVREAYTLLDAYLTGGNGNGRGLRRPRGGSTGGGRAAGLFHRGPVPRRPLPLGLYLYYRGRVPYEAVLEALAWQALRRPRIGELAAARGWLTAAQVARVLRAARAGGRFGERAVTLGLLARAQVQRLLAEQQARQPPIGTYFVERRLLARDELEALARDQRRHNRGLRTGGPGPPGEAWSGPP; encoded by the coding sequence GTGAGGCAAACCGCCGGCTGGCCCACCCAGGCCCAGGCCCTCCGGGCCTGCCGCGTCCTCTTCGGACCAGAGGTCCGCCTCTCCCCGGAGTTCCTGCGCCTGCTCTCCCCCGAGGGGCTCAAGGCCGCCTACCGGCGGATGGTGCTGCGCCACCACCCGGACCGGTCGGGCGGCGGGGCGGCGGCCTTTCTCCAGGTCCGGGAGGCCTACACCCTGCTCGACGCCTACCTGACCGGCGGAAACGGCAACGGCCGTGGGCTCCGGCGCCCCCGCGGGGGATCCACGGGCGGCGGCCGGGCGGCGGGCCTCTTCCACAGGGGCCCTGTCCCCCGGCGGCCCTTGCCCCTCGGGCTCTACCTCTACTACCGGGGCCGCGTCCCCTACGAGGCGGTGCTGGAGGCCCTGGCGTGGCAGGCCCTCCGGCGGCCGCGGATCGGCGAGCTGGCCGCCGCCCGGGGCTGGCTCACCGCCGCCCAGGTGGCCCGCGTCCTCCGGGCGGCCCGGGCCGGGGGCCGCTTCGGCGAGCGGGCCGTGACCCTGGGGCTCCTCGCCCGGGCCCAGGTCCAGCGCCTCCTGGCGGAGCAGCAGGCCCGGCAGCCGCCCATCGGGACCTACTTCGTGGAGCGGCGCCTCCTCGCCCGGGACGAACTCGAGGCCCTCGCCCGCGACCAGCGGCGTCACAACCGCGGCCTCCGGACCGGCGGACCCGGGCCCCCCGGAGAAGCGTGGAGTGGGCCGCCATGA
- a CDS encoding ABC transporter permease produces the protein MRGWFPVFYREMLLFRRRLAKLGFVFSSLFVPFLYLLAFGLGLGRSVRLPGAGGSYLHFLLPGLVAMSSMTNAFNSVAINLNMGRNYFRTFQVLVQVPVRPLDVAAGEMLAGVVRGLFASGLILGAGWILGGPSPVHVPFAAALLLNCVLFAGLGLVVGMATRHLEDTSTFSNFIIMPMAFFGGTFFPVDRMPGWLAPLVRLLPLTHTNILIRKPAMDAEGWCALAVLAAYAAVFTAWGARLVRNYSE, from the coding sequence ATGAGGGGCTGGTTTCCGGTCTTCTACCGGGAGATGCTGCTCTTCCGGCGCCGGCTGGCCAAGCTCGGCTTCGTGTTCTCGTCCCTCTTCGTCCCCTTCCTCTACCTCCTGGCCTTCGGCCTGGGGCTGGGGCGAAGCGTCCGGCTCCCGGGGGCGGGCGGAAGCTACCTCCACTTCCTGCTCCCGGGCCTCGTGGCCATGAGTTCCATGACCAACGCCTTCAACAGCGTGGCCATCAACCTGAACATGGGCCGGAACTACTTCCGCACCTTCCAGGTCCTGGTCCAGGTCCCCGTCCGGCCCCTGGACGTGGCGGCAGGGGAGATGCTGGCCGGCGTGGTCCGGGGGCTCTTCGCCTCGGGGCTCATCCTGGGCGCCGGGTGGATCCTCGGCGGCCCCTCCCCCGTGCACGTCCCCTTCGCCGCGGCCCTGCTCCTGAACTGCGTGCTCTTCGCCGGGCTCGGCCTGGTGGTGGGCATGGCCACCCGACACCTGGAGGACACCTCCACCTTCAGCAACTTCATCATCATGCCCATGGCCTTCTTCGGGGGGACATTCTTCCCGGTGGACCGGATGCCGGGGTGGCTGGCGCCGCTGGTCCGGCTGCTGCCCCTCACCCACACCAACATCCTGATCCGCAAGCCCGCCATGGACGCCGAGGGTTGGTGCGCCCTGGCGGTGCTCGCGGCCTACGCGGCGGTCTTCACCGCCTGGGGCGCCCGCCTGGTGCGAAACTACAGCGAATAG
- the wrbA gene encoding NAD(P)H:quinone oxidoreductase — translation MKVLVLFYSMYGHVYRMAEAVAEGVSEVPGAEPVLRCVPETLPPEVLRKMGAEEPRKAFAHVPVATVDELGAADAVLFGTPTRFGNMCGQMRQFLDATGRLWQSGALVGKVGSVFTSTATQHGGQESTLLTFLVTLLHHGMVIVGLPYTFQGQMRIDEITGGSPYGASTIAGPDGSRFPSDNELAAARFQGRHAAAIAAKLAA, via the coding sequence ATGAAGGTCCTCGTCCTCTTCTACTCCATGTACGGGCACGTCTACCGGATGGCGGAGGCGGTGGCCGAGGGGGTCTCGGAGGTACCCGGGGCCGAGCCGGTCCTGCGCTGCGTGCCCGAGACCCTGCCCCCCGAGGTCCTCCGCAAGATGGGGGCCGAGGAACCCCGGAAGGCCTTCGCCCACGTCCCCGTGGCCACCGTGGACGAACTGGGCGCGGCCGACGCGGTCCTCTTCGGCACCCCCACCCGCTTCGGGAACATGTGCGGCCAGATGCGCCAGTTCCTGGACGCCACCGGCAGGCTCTGGCAATCTGGGGCCCTGGTGGGCAAGGTCGGCAGCGTCTTCACCAGCACCGCCACCCAGCACGGCGGCCAGGAGTCCACCCTCCTCACCTTCCTCGTGACGCTCCTCCACCACGGGATGGTGATCGTCGGCCTGCCCTACACCTTCCAGGGCCAGATGCGGATCGACGAGATCACGGGGGGCTCCCCCTACGGGGCCTCCACCATCGCCGGCCCGGACGGCAGCCGCTTCCCCTCGGACAACGAGCTGGCGGCGGCCCGGTTCCAGGGGCGGCACGCAGCCGCCATCGCCGCGAAGCTCGCCGCCTGA
- a CDS encoding ABC transporter ATP-binding protein: MIEARGLVKRYGGIRALEGVSFSVRRGEIFGLLGPNGAGKSTTLRILTLLTRPDAGRALLGGRDVRADPAAAKRRFGVVPQEINLDKDLDAEENLRIYAMLHGVADREAKVEAALARAGLRERRRQRVGELSGGLQRRLLIARALLPAPEVLFLDEPTVGLDPQIRREIWDEIRAARQAGCTLLLTTHYIEEAEALCGRVGILDRGRLIALDTPAALKRRIGSHVVEVTGADGRTRRRPCRDEAEARRAAAGAGGISVTIRPANLEDVFVELTGKRIAA; encoded by the coding sequence ATGATCGAGGCCCGCGGTCTCGTCAAACGCTACGGCGGAATCCGGGCCCTGGAGGGGGTCTCCTTCTCGGTGCGCCGGGGCGAGATCTTCGGGCTCCTCGGGCCCAACGGGGCCGGAAAGAGCACCACGCTCCGGATCCTCACCCTGCTGACCCGGCCGGACGCGGGCCGGGCCCTCCTCGGGGGACGGGACGTCCGGGCCGACCCGGCGGCGGCCAAGCGCCGCTTCGGCGTGGTGCCCCAGGAGATCAACCTCGACAAGGACCTCGACGCCGAGGAGAACCTCCGGATCTACGCCATGCTCCACGGGGTGGCGGACCGGGAGGCGAAGGTCGAGGCGGCGCTCGCCCGGGCGGGGCTCCGGGAGCGGCGGCGGCAGCGGGTCGGCGAGCTCTCCGGCGGGCTCCAGCGCCGCCTCCTCATCGCCCGGGCCCTGCTGCCCGCCCCGGAGGTCCTCTTCCTCGACGAGCCCACGGTGGGGCTCGACCCCCAGATCCGGCGCGAGATCTGGGACGAGATCCGCGCCGCCCGCCAGGCGGGATGCACCCTGCTGCTGACCACCCACTACATCGAGGAGGCGGAGGCCCTCTGCGGCCGGGTGGGCATCCTGGACCGGGGCCGGCTCATCGCCCTGGACACCCCGGCGGCCCTCAAGCGGCGGATCGGCAGCCACGTCGTGGAGGTGACGGGGGCCGACGGCCGCACCCGGCGCCGGCCGTGCCGGGACGAGGCCGAGGCCCGCCGGGCGGCGGCCGGGGCCGGGGGGATCTCGGTCACCATCCGGCCCGCCAACCTGGAGGACGTCTTCGTGGAGCTGACCGGGAAGAGGATCGCGGCATGA
- a CDS encoding class I SAM-dependent methyltransferase gives MKAAAPPYRWDPADYARNSASQAEWARELMERLDLRGDEWILDVGCGDGKVSAALAARVPGGRVTGIDASAEMVAFAAAAHPPGAFPNLEFVRMDARRIRFRERYDRVFSNAALHWIVDHRPVLAGIHAALKPSGRVLVQMGGRGNAAGVVEVLDDLMHRDEWRRYFSGFTFPYGFHAPENYAPLLSAAGFEIRRMELLTRHRVHADLDAFRGWIRTQWLPYTSRVPEGLRPRFIDTVAREYRRRHPGTGEAVVVEMKRLEFEAVRP, from the coding sequence ATGAAGGCCGCGGCACCGCCCTACCGATGGGACCCGGCGGACTATGCCCGGAATTCGGCCTCCCAGGCCGAGTGGGCCCGCGAGCTGATGGAACGGCTCGACCTCCGGGGGGACGAGTGGATCCTCGACGTCGGGTGCGGAGACGGAAAGGTGTCGGCGGCGCTGGCCGCACGGGTCCCGGGGGGACGCGTGACGGGGATCGACGCCTCGGCCGAGATGGTGGCCTTCGCCGCCGCCGCGCATCCCCCCGGCGCCTTCCCGAACCTGGAATTCGTGCGCATGGACGCCCGCCGGATCCGCTTCCGGGAACGATACGACCGGGTCTTCTCCAACGCGGCCCTCCACTGGATCGTCGATCATCGCCCCGTCCTGGCGGGGATCCATGCCGCCCTGAAGCCCTCCGGCCGGGTCCTGGTCCAGATGGGCGGCAGGGGCAACGCCGCCGGGGTGGTGGAGGTCTTGGACGACCTGATGCACCGGGACGAATGGCGGCGGTACTTCTCGGGATTCACCTTCCCTTACGGGTTCCACGCCCCTGAAAACTACGCGCCGCTCCTGTCGGCGGCCGGCTTCGAGATCCGGCGCATGGAACTCCTCACCCGCCACCGGGTCCATGCCGACCTCGACGCCTTCCGGGGCTGGATCCGGACCCAGTGGCTCCCGTACACCAGCCGCGTCCCGGAAGGGCTGCGCCCCCGCTTCATCGATACGGTCGCCCGGGAATACCGGCGCCGGCATCCGGGGACGGGAGAGGCGGTGGTCGTCGAGATGAAACGCCTCGAGTTCGAGGCGGTGCGGCCCTGA
- a CDS encoding alpha/beta hydrolase, with protein MNGQDVVQAGLLVLAGAVVAAAAYLLALYLRQARLLYQPTAALAATPADAGLVYEDVRFPAADGTALSGWYLPGPPGGPVLLFCHGNAGNISHRLESLVLFHRMGLGVFIFDYRGYGRSSGTPDEAGTHLDALEAWRWLVERRGIPPGRIVVFGRSLGGAVAARLAAEVRPAALVVESAFTSLPDLAAELFPHVPLVRRLCRFRYNTREHLRRVRCPVLVVHSPEDEIVPFHHGEANFEAATGDKAFLRITGGHNDGFLRSGATYTAGLARFLHRAGAGVREAP; from the coding sequence ATGAACGGGCAGGACGTGGTGCAGGCCGGCCTCCTGGTGCTGGCCGGGGCCGTGGTCGCCGCGGCCGCCTATCTCCTCGCCCTCTACCTCCGCCAGGCGCGCCTCCTGTACCAGCCCACGGCCGCCCTGGCCGCCACGCCGGCGGACGCGGGCCTCGTCTACGAGGATGTCCGCTTCCCCGCCGCCGACGGCACGGCGCTTTCCGGCTGGTATCTGCCGGGCCCGCCGGGCGGTCCCGTGCTCCTCTTCTGCCACGGCAACGCCGGCAACATCTCCCACCGGCTGGAATCGCTCGTCCTCTTCCACCGGATGGGGCTCGGGGTCTTCATCTTCGATTACCGGGGCTACGGCCGGAGCTCGGGCACCCCGGACGAGGCGGGGACCCACCTCGATGCCCTCGAGGCCTGGCGGTGGCTCGTGGAGAGGCGGGGCATTCCGCCGGGGCGGATCGTGGTCTTCGGCCGCTCCCTGGGCGGAGCCGTGGCGGCCCGCCTGGCGGCGGAGGTGCGCCCGGCGGCCCTGGTGGTGGAATCCGCCTTCACCTCCCTGCCGGACCTGGCCGCGGAGCTCTTCCCCCACGTGCCCCTCGTTCGCCGTTTGTGCCGATTCCGCTATAATACCCGGGAGCACCTCCGGCGGGTCCGGTGCCCCGTCTTGGTGGTGCACAGCCCGGAGGACGAGATCGTGCCGTTCCACCACGGAGAGGCCAACTTCGAGGCGGCGACCGGGGACAAGGCCTTCCTCCGCATCACCGGCGGCCACAACGACGGTTTCCTCCGCTCGGGCGCGACCTACACCGCGGGCCTGGCCCGGTTCCTCCACCGGGCGGGGGCCGGCGTCCGGGAGGCCCCGTGA